A portion of the Acanthopagrus latus isolate v.2019 chromosome 21, fAcaLat1.1, whole genome shotgun sequence genome contains these proteins:
- the LOC119011387 gene encoding DET1- and DDB1-associated protein 1-like — protein sequence MEKGDFLKGLPVYNKNNFSRFHADSVCKASNRRPSVYLPTREYPSEQIIVTEKTNILLRYLHQQWDKKNSAKRREQDQTDGENMAPPRKIARTDSRELNEDS from the exons ATGGAGAAG GGAGATTTCCTGAAGGGACTGCCTGtctacaacaaaaacaacttcagcAGATTTCATGCAGACTCCGTATGTAAAGCATCA AACCGTCGGCCATCTGTTTATCTCCCAACCCGGGAGTATCCATCAGAGCAGA TCATCGTCACAGAGAAGACAAACATCCTGCTGCGATATCTGCATCAACAGTGGGACAAAAAG AATTCAGCCAAAAGGCGAGAGCAGGATCAGACAGATGGGGAGAACATGGCGCCTCCGCGGAAAATCGCCAGAACAGACAGTCGGGAGCTGAACGAGGATTCATAA